In a single window of the Atlantibacter hermannii genome:
- the ymdB gene encoding putative DNA and/or RNA unwinding protein — protein sequence MKPRIEVLQGDITLMTTDVIVNAANASLMGGGGVDGAIHRAAGPALMEACKQVRQQQGTCPTGHAVITGAGNLAAKAVVHAVGPVWRDGNQHEAQLLSDAYRNSLQLVSANVFKSVAFPAISTGIYGYPKPAAAEIAVNTVSDYLTRHALPEQVYFVCYDEENTRLYQRLLAQLTPEQDP from the coding sequence ATGAAACCCAGAATAGAGGTGCTCCAGGGTGATATAACCCTGATGACCACGGACGTCATCGTCAATGCGGCTAATGCGTCGCTGATGGGCGGCGGCGGCGTGGACGGCGCTATCCACCGCGCAGCCGGACCGGCATTAATGGAAGCCTGTAAGCAGGTTCGTCAACAACAGGGAACCTGCCCGACCGGGCACGCGGTCATTACCGGGGCGGGAAATCTGGCGGCAAAAGCGGTCGTGCATGCCGTTGGGCCGGTGTGGCGTGACGGAAATCAGCATGAAGCGCAGTTGCTTTCCGATGCCTACCGCAACAGTCTGCAACTGGTCAGCGCGAATGTTTTTAAGAGCGTGGCTTTCCCGGCGATCAGCACTGGTATCTACGGTTACCCAAAACCGGCTGCGGCAGAAATCGCCGTCAATACGGTTTCAGATTATCTCACCCGGCACGCTTTACCGGAGCAGGTATACTTTGTCTGCTATGACGAAGAAAACACCCGACTTTACCAGCGATTACTTGCGCAACTTACCCCGGAACAAGACCCATAA
- a CDS encoding putative fimbrial protein, with the protein MEDSCDISTHPQKVVFDCPAKGAKRVRHSIALADIHAAQRHNTLPATLKLHYLDTGKKLAVLSVSYR; encoded by the coding sequence GTGGAAGACAGCTGCGATATTTCTACCCACCCGCAAAAAGTCGTTTTCGACTGCCCGGCAAAAGGGGCTAAACGCGTCAGGCATTCTATTGCTCTCGCAGATATCCACGCCGCTCAACGCCACAATACGCTCCCGGCAACCCTTAAACTTCATTACCTCGACACCGGCAAAAAACTTGCCGTTCTGAGTGTTAGCTATCGCTAA
- the csgC gene encoding autoagglutination protein, producing the protein MYTMVLLAALSNQIVFDAQQQGSVWTVVPQVLLAQDCECQIQVEAVRKGSSGNSNTRQRSQAHIKGNAPFQVSRLAINVEPGDDLIIKVSVSDGKTVNLTQQWSPPGTL; encoded by the coding sequence ATGTACACCATGGTTTTACTTGCCGCGCTCTCCAACCAAATCGTTTTTGATGCTCAGCAACAGGGTTCTGTCTGGACCGTTGTTCCTCAGGTGCTTCTGGCTCAGGATTGTGAATGCCAGATTCAGGTGGAAGCTGTGCGCAAAGGATCATCAGGCAACAGCAACACACGGCAACGTTCGCAGGCACATATCAAAGGAAATGCGCCGTTCCAGGTCTCCCGCCTGGCGATAAATGTCGAGCCGGGTGATGATTTAATCATCAAAGTCAGTGTCAGCGACGGGAAAACGGTGAATCTCACACAGCAATGGTCTCCGCCAGGTACCCTCTGA
- the csgA gene encoding curlin major subunit CsgA, translating to MAGHGWQSGAELKIYQDGAHHVVNSVQTGADGSLVDIKQQHYNNFANVQQSAKDSNIWLDQDGVKNTADIKQNGGFGSDTDVTQKGNYNAVNVNQNAVRSDITISQRGNSHYANVTQTDNFAVADVTQRGYNNFVNAAQY from the coding sequence ATGGCCGGTCATGGCTGGCAGTCTGGCGCAGAACTGAAAATTTATCAGGACGGCGCTCATCACGTTGTGAATTCAGTGCAGACTGGTGCTGACGGCTCACTGGTGGATATTAAACAACAGCATTACAACAACTTCGCTAATGTTCAGCAGTCTGCTAAAGACAGCAACATTTGGCTGGATCAGGACGGCGTGAAAAACACCGCTGATATCAAACAGAATGGCGGCTTCGGTTCTGACACTGACGTGACTCAGAAAGGTAACTACAACGCAGTTAACGTAAACCAGAATGCTGTCCGTTCTGACATCACTATCAGCCAGCGTGGTAACTCTCACTACGCTAACGTGACCCAGACTGATAACTTCGCAGTTGCGGATGTTACTCAGCGCGGTTACAACAACTTTGTAAACGCTGCCCAGTACTAA
- the csgB gene encoding curlin minor subunit: MKNKLLLMMLTILGTPAVAYSYSNDLAAAEYNFAVNELSKSSYNQAAIIGQYGSNNRAITRQDGHKLQTVVIQNGNGNRANVDQSGNYNLAYVSQDGFSNDADIQQNGFGNSAVVIQKGSNNRANVTQYGTQKTAVVVQKNSFMNIRVTQR, from the coding sequence ATGAAAAACAAATTGTTGTTGATGATGTTGACTATATTGGGTACGCCCGCTGTGGCTTATTCATATAGTAATGATCTTGCGGCAGCAGAATACAACTTTGCTGTGAATGAATTAAGCAAGTCTTCATACAATCAGGCAGCTATTATTGGTCAATATGGCTCTAATAACAGAGCTATAACTCGCCAGGATGGCCATAAATTGCAAACCGTTGTAATACAAAACGGCAACGGTAACAGAGCAAATGTAGACCAATCAGGAAATTACAATCTGGCGTATGTTTCGCAGGACGGTTTCAGCAACGATGCGGATATACAACAGAATGGGTTCGGTAATAGTGCGGTCGTTATTCAAAAAGGTTCGAATAACAGAGCGAACGTTACCCAATATGGTACGCAAAAAACGGCAGTTGTTGTTCAAAAGAACTCGTTTATGAATATTCGCGTAACTCAACGCTAA
- the csgD gene encoding csgab operon transcriptional regulator, with the protein MYSEVQIMHSQTLFLITKPSLQATALLQHLKSSLGITGKLHNIQRSVDDIAANSLILLDMMEADKKLIQYWQDNLGRKNNNLKIVLLNTPEEYPFRDIEGWPHIHGVFYAHEDQSCVVEGMRGIMRGECYFSQKLASYLITHSGNYRYNGGESSMLTHREKEILNKLRVGASNIEIAQALFISENTVKTHLYNLFKKIAVKNRTQAVSWANDNLRR; encoded by the coding sequence ATGTACAGTGAAGTCCAGATCATGCATAGCCAAACATTGTTCTTGATCACTAAACCGTCTTTACAGGCTACAGCATTACTACAGCACTTAAAATCATCACTGGGAATAACCGGTAAATTGCATAACATTCAACGCTCCGTTGATGACATTGCAGCTAACAGTTTGATTCTCCTTGATATGATGGAAGCTGATAAAAAGCTTATCCAGTACTGGCAGGATAATTTAGGCCGCAAGAACAACAATCTTAAGATCGTGTTACTGAATACTCCTGAAGAATATCCGTTCCGGGATATCGAGGGCTGGCCACATATTCATGGTGTGTTTTATGCCCATGAAGACCAGTCCTGCGTTGTCGAAGGGATGCGCGGCATTATGCGCGGTGAGTGCTATTTTTCGCAGAAGTTGGCGAGTTATTTGATTACCCACTCAGGGAATTATCGCTACAACGGCGGGGAATCCTCAATGCTTACGCACCGTGAGAAAGAGATCCTTAATAAATTACGCGTTGGCGCTTCAAATATTGAAATCGCTCAGGCGTTATTTATCAGTGAAAATACGGTGAAAACGCATCTTTATAATTTATTCAAGAAGATCGCAGTAAAAAACCGTACTCAGGCAGTTTCTTGGGCGAACGATAACCTCAGGCGATAA
- the csgF gene encoding curli production assembly/transport component, with translation MRLAYGMISLMLIAPLSWGGNMTFQFRNPNFGGNPNNGAFLLNSAQAQNSYKDPSYSNDLGYEPPSALDSFSQALQSQVLGNLMSNISTGKPGRMVTSDYIVDIANRDGQLQLNVTDRKTGRSSVIEVSGLQYSSGTE, from the coding sequence ATGCGTCTCGCATACGGCATGATTTCGTTAATGTTGATTGCGCCATTATCGTGGGGAGGGAATATGACATTCCAGTTCCGCAACCCTAATTTTGGCGGTAACCCGAATAACGGCGCGTTTTTATTAAACAGCGCTCAGGCACAAAACTCTTATAAAGACCCCAGCTACAGCAACGATCTGGGATATGAACCCCCTTCGGCGCTGGACAGCTTCAGTCAGGCGTTGCAGTCCCAGGTGCTGGGTAATTTGATGTCCAACATTAGTACTGGCAAACCGGGCCGTATGGTAACCAGCGACTACATCGTTGACATTGCAAACCGTGACGGACAACTGCAGCTGAACGTCACCGACCGTAAGACCGGCAGATCATCTGTTATCGAAGTCTCCGGCTTACAGTACAGCTCCGGCACAGAATAA
- the csgG gene encoding curli production assembly/transport component: MQRLLLLLAVTLLSGCLTAPPREAAKPTLMPRAQSYRDLVKLPEPKGKLYVSVYNIQDETGQFKPYPASNFSTAVPQSATSMLVTALKDSKWFVPLERQGLQNLLNERKIIRAAQENGTVAPNNRMPLDSLRAANIMIEGSIIGYESNVKSGGVGARYFGIGADTQYQLDQIAVNLRVVNVSTGEVLSSVNTSKTILSYEVQAGVFRFIDYQRLLEGEMGYTSNEPVMMCLMSAIETGVIYLVNDGIQRGLWDLQNPADTNNKVLAKYRDMATPPES; this comes from the coding sequence ATGCAGCGCTTACTTTTACTTCTGGCAGTGACGTTATTAAGTGGCTGTTTAACCGCTCCACCCAGAGAAGCGGCAAAACCCACTCTGATGCCCCGTGCGCAAAGCTATCGCGATCTGGTGAAATTACCGGAACCGAAGGGCAAGCTTTATGTCTCTGTCTATAACATTCAGGATGAAACCGGGCAGTTTAAGCCTTACCCGGCGAGTAACTTCTCAACGGCCGTGCCGCAAAGCGCCACTTCGATGCTGGTAACGGCATTGAAAGATTCAAAATGGTTTGTTCCGCTTGAGCGTCAGGGGCTGCAAAACCTGTTGAACGAGCGCAAAATCATTCGCGCCGCGCAGGAAAATGGCACCGTTGCACCCAATAACCGTATGCCTCTGGATTCGCTGCGTGCGGCGAATATCATGATTGAAGGGTCAATTATCGGTTATGAGAGCAATGTGAAATCGGGTGGCGTTGGAGCGCGTTATTTTGGCATCGGCGCGGATACGCAATATCAACTTGATCAGATTGCCGTGAACTTGCGCGTGGTTAATGTGAGTACCGGTGAAGTTCTTTCTTCTGTAAACACCAGCAAAACAATTTTGTCTTATGAAGTCCAGGCAGGGGTGTTCCGCTTTATTGACTACCAGCGTCTGCTGGAAGGCGAAATGGGCTACACCTCGAATGAACCTGTGATGATGTGTCTGATGTCAGCCATTGAAACCGGGGTTATTTACCTGGTTAATGACGGGATTCAACGTGGATTGTGGGATCTGCAAAACCCGGCGGATACAAATAATAAAGTTCTGGCGAAATACCGGGATATGGCGACACCGCCGGAATCCTGA
- the ycdZ gene encoding inner membrane protein YcdZ, producing MNILISLALTTGILSGLWGWVAISLGLISWAGFLGCTAYFACPKTGLKGLLMTACTLCSGVVWAQVIIHASAMAPQVTLLGYIITGVVAFLMCVQAKHLLLSFVPGTFIGACATFAGQGDWRTIVPSLLLGLLFGFAMKTSGLWLGNRHEKKAQIQNDKKPA from the coding sequence ATGAACATACTCATTTCTTTAGCACTCACAACTGGCATCCTCTCAGGCCTTTGGGGATGGGTGGCGATTTCGCTTGGTTTGATAAGCTGGGCAGGGTTCTTGGGCTGCACCGCCTATTTCGCGTGTCCAAAGACCGGCCTGAAAGGCTTGTTAATGACGGCCTGTACTTTGTGCAGCGGCGTGGTGTGGGCGCAGGTGATTATTCACGCCAGCGCCATGGCACCACAGGTAACGCTGCTGGGTTATATCATTACCGGCGTGGTGGCGTTTTTGATGTGCGTACAGGCGAAACATCTGTTGTTGTCGTTTGTGCCTGGCACCTTTATTGGCGCGTGCGCGACCTTTGCCGGGCAGGGCGACTGGCGGACGATTGTGCCGTCTTTGCTGTTGGGATTACTGTTTGGCTTTGCCATGAAAACCAGCGGCCTGTGGCTGGGTAACCGTCACGAGAAAAAAGCGCAGATTCAGAACGATAAAAAACCAGCCTGA
- the ycdY gene encoding putative chaperone, with protein sequence MTRALHRAQHHGMYMNEFSIICRLLGSLYYRHPSDAVMAPIFALISEGKLARNWPLEQDELLARLQKSVDLPGLTADYEALFIGEACGVPPYRSHWQEEGSEADLRAFLQARGMPLGDAPADHIGTLLLAASWLEDHAAEDESEALETLFAEYLLPWCETFFGKTEANATTAFWRTLAQISREAVLAMWDELTEENEQE encoded by the coding sequence ATGACCCGCGCTCTTCACCGGGCGCAACACCATGGAATGTATATGAACGAGTTTTCGATTATTTGCCGCCTGCTGGGTTCTCTGTATTACCGCCACCCCAGCGATGCGGTGATGGCGCCGATTTTTGCCTTAATCAGTGAGGGTAAACTGGCCCGGAACTGGCCGCTGGAGCAGGACGAGCTGCTGGCGCGTTTGCAAAAAAGCGTGGATTTGCCTGGCCTCACTGCCGATTACGAAGCGCTGTTTATCGGCGAAGCGTGTGGCGTGCCACCTTACCGTTCCCACTGGCAGGAAGAGGGCAGTGAAGCGGATTTGCGGGCATTTTTGCAGGCGCGGGGTATGCCGCTTGGCGACGCTCCGGCCGATCATATTGGCACGCTGTTGTTAGCAGCGTCATGGCTGGAAGATCATGCGGCAGAAGATGAGAGCGAAGCGCTTGAAACCTTGTTCGCCGAGTATCTGCTGCCCTGGTGCGAGACGTTCTTTGGTAAAACAGAAGCCAATGCCACCACGGCGTTCTGGCGGACCCTGGCTCAGATCTCGCGTGAAGCGGTCCTGGCTATGTGGGATGAGCTCACGGAAGAAAATGAACAAGAGTGA
- the ycdX gene encoding hydrolase: MYPVDLHMHTVASTHAYSNLHDYIGAAKRNGIKLFAITDHGPDMADAPHYWHFINMRIWPRVVDGVGILRGIEANIKNTAGEIDCTGPMLDALDFIIAGFHEPVFAPQDRDTHTEAMIAAMASGNVHMISHPGNPKFPVDIDAIAQAAAKYQVALEINNSSFLHSRKGSEANCTRIAAAVRDAGGWLALGSDSHTAFTLGNFDESLKIIRAVDFPEDRILNVTPRRFLNFLESRGVPAIPEFADF, translated from the coding sequence ATGTATCCCGTTGACCTGCATATGCATACCGTCGCCAGCACTCACGCTTACAGTAATCTGCATGATTATATCGGTGCTGCTAAACGTAACGGCATTAAGCTGTTCGCCATTACCGACCACGGCCCTGATATGGCGGATGCGCCGCATTACTGGCACTTTATTAATATGCGGATCTGGCCACGCGTGGTGGATGGGGTTGGGATCTTGCGCGGCATCGAAGCCAATATCAAAAACACGGCGGGGGAGATTGACTGCACAGGCCCGATGCTGGATGCGCTGGACTTTATCATTGCCGGTTTCCACGAACCGGTGTTTGCGCCCCAGGATCGCGATACCCACACCGAAGCGATGATTGCCGCGATGGCCAGCGGCAACGTACATATGATTAGCCACCCAGGCAATCCTAAATTCCCGGTAGATATTGATGCTATTGCCCAGGCCGCAGCGAAATATCAGGTGGCGCTGGAAATTAATAATTCTTCGTTTTTACATTCCCGTAAGGGCAGTGAAGCCAACTGTACCCGTATTGCCGCTGCCGTGCGCGATGCCGGCGGCTGGCTGGCGCTGGGGTCCGATTCCCATACCGCCTTTACATTGGGTAATTTCGACGAAAGCCTGAAAATTATTCGCGCCGTCGATTTCCCGGAGGATCGAATTTTGAACGTAACGCCGCGCCGTTTCCTTAACTTTCTTGAGTCACGCGGCGTTCCTGCTATCCCTGAATTTGCGGATTTTTAA
- the ycdW gene encoding dehydrogenase: MDIIYYHPTFDTQFWIEHLQQALPEARVREWKHGDTEHADYALVWHPPVEMLSGRTTLKAVFALGAGVDSILSRLQQHPDMLPSGVPLYRLEDTGMALQMQEYAVSQVLHWFRRFDDYRAQKQQGKWLPLDEYTRDDFTIGILGAGVLGAKVAESLTQWGFPVRCWSRSRKHYPQVESFAGSQELDAFLSGTRVLINLLPNTPETVGIINIALLNKLADNAYVMNLARGVHLVENDLLAALDSGKIKAAMLDVFNREPLPQTSPLWSHPRIDITPHVAAVTRPLEAIDYISRTIASLDRGECPPGQVDLNRGY; the protein is encoded by the coding sequence ATGGATATCATTTATTATCACCCCACTTTCGATACGCAATTCTGGATTGAACATTTACAGCAGGCGCTGCCTGAGGCGCGGGTACGGGAATGGAAACACGGCGACACGGAACACGCGGATTATGCACTGGTCTGGCATCCTCCTGTAGAAATGTTGAGTGGCCGAACAACGCTTAAAGCGGTTTTCGCGCTTGGCGCGGGCGTCGATTCCATACTGAGTCGGCTTCAACAACATCCCGATATGCTGCCGTCAGGCGTTCCTCTTTATCGTCTCGAAGACACCGGTATGGCGTTGCAAATGCAGGAATATGCCGTAAGCCAGGTGCTGCACTGGTTCAGACGTTTTGATGACTATCGGGCGCAGAAACAGCAAGGGAAATGGCTGCCGCTTGATGAATATACCCGTGATGACTTTACCATCGGCATCCTGGGTGCCGGGGTTCTGGGGGCGAAAGTAGCGGAAAGCCTGACGCAATGGGGGTTCCCGGTACGCTGCTGGAGCCGAAGCCGTAAACACTACCCGCAAGTGGAGAGTTTTGCCGGTTCGCAGGAGCTGGATGCCTTTCTTTCCGGTACGCGTGTGTTGATCAACCTGCTGCCGAACACGCCGGAAACGGTCGGCATCATTAATATAGCTTTACTGAATAAACTGGCTGACAACGCGTATGTCATGAACCTGGCACGCGGCGTTCACCTTGTTGAAAACGACTTACTGGCTGCGCTGGACAGCGGCAAAATCAAGGCCGCGATGCTCGACGTGTTCAACCGTGAACCGCTGCCGCAGACCAGCCCGCTCTGGAGCCATCCGCGCATCGATATCACACCGCACGTCGCTGCGGTGACCCGTCCGCTTGAGGCCATCGATTACATCAGCCGCACCATCGCCAGTCTCGATCGCGGCGAATGCCCGCCAGGCCAGGTCGATTTGAACCGAGGCTACTGA
- a CDS encoding putative molybdopterin-binding oxidoreductase, with product MRVGDRVNVVALDPDGNPTTRRMHNLTVVVIDMAAGSVGAYYPEANVLVPLDSHDTQSGIPAYKSIPIAMERVDEPVETAAARR from the coding sequence TTGCGGGTGGGCGATCGGGTTAACGTGGTCGCGCTCGATCCTGATGGCAACCCGACGACCCGCCGCATGCACAATCTGACCGTCGTCGTGATTGATATGGCGGCGGGTTCGGTTGGCGCCTATTACCCGGAAGCAAACGTGCTGGTGCCGCTGGACAGCCACGACACCCAAAGCGGTATTCCGGCGTATAAAAGCATTCCCATTGCCATGGAGCGGGTGGACGAACCGGTTGAAACTGCGGCTGCACGGCGTTAA
- the fdhF_1 gene encoding putative molybdopterin-binding oxidoreductase encodes MGKDLSLLRASLISYPSSNALILNPDYPLITPWHRETARTARETRPNVSLIRIFCTRLKNRMISPDRKSTMKEQNRTIGIAPYGGSAGGWGALKAVADAIRGQMSMKQDVIALFKVNQPQGFDCPGCAWPDPQHASSFEFCENGAKAVSWEATSKRTTPEFFAAHTVSELWKRNALELEGEGRLTHPMKYDPATDTYQPVEWETAFREIGEHLRSYDDPDSVEFYTSGRASNEAAFLWQLFAREYGTNNFPDCSNMCHEPTSVGLPESIGVGKGTVELDDFEHCDLVLCIGHNPGTNHPRMLGTLREVSKRGATIVAINPLRERGLERFTSPQSPIEMLSLSSTELASTYYKVRVGGDAAMLKGVMKILLSMHEERLKNGLPGVLDEAFIREHTEGFEALKADLDATEWDHILTVSGMEREEIQHVARLYASAQRTIICYGMGITQHQYGTQNVQQLANLLLLRGNIGKKGAGICPLRGHSNVQGDRTVGITEIPSQALLDGIERVFGFKPPQKHGHGAVAAIQAMREGKAKALLCLGGNLAEAISDPQVTFPAMRKLDLVVHMATKLNRSHLLLGKHNYLLPVIGRTEIDEQASGAQSVTVEDSMSMVHASRGSLKPASPHLKSEPALVAGLAKATLPNSVVNWDQLVGDYSFIREKIEAVFPAFANFNERVSVPGGFRLYNAASERVWNTPSGKAQFRVMQGINEDPRSLKCHDLVLTTLRSHDQYKHHTLWFKRSLSRRNGATGRFVH; translated from the coding sequence ATGGGTAAGGATCTCTCCTTGCTGCGGGCCAGTTTGATCAGCTATCCATCTTCGAATGCTCTCATCCTCAATCCGGATTATCCGCTGATAACGCCCTGGCACCGTGAAACCGCCCGCACGGCGCGGGAGACCCGGCCGAATGTTTCGCTTATCCGGATATTTTGTACCAGGCTTAAAAACCGAATGATCAGCCCGGATAGAAAAAGCACTATGAAAGAGCAAAATCGTACTATCGGCATCGCGCCTTATGGAGGTTCTGCAGGTGGGTGGGGCGCGCTGAAGGCTGTCGCTGATGCCATACGCGGCCAAATGTCGATGAAGCAGGACGTGATTGCCCTGTTCAAAGTCAACCAGCCCCAGGGATTCGACTGCCCGGGATGCGCCTGGCCCGACCCACAGCACGCTTCTTCTTTTGAGTTTTGCGAAAACGGCGCCAAAGCCGTCTCCTGGGAAGCGACCAGCAAACGCACCACGCCGGAATTTTTTGCCGCCCATACGGTAAGCGAACTGTGGAAGCGCAATGCGCTGGAGCTGGAAGGGGAAGGGCGTTTGACGCACCCGATGAAATACGATCCTGCTACCGACACTTACCAGCCTGTTGAGTGGGAAACGGCCTTCAGGGAAATCGGCGAGCATCTGCGCAGTTATGATGACCCGGATAGCGTCGAGTTCTATACCTCCGGGCGTGCTTCCAATGAGGCGGCGTTTCTTTGGCAACTTTTTGCCCGGGAATATGGCACCAACAATTTCCCGGACTGCTCGAATATGTGTCATGAACCGACCAGCGTCGGGCTGCCGGAATCAATAGGCGTGGGAAAAGGCACCGTCGAGCTGGACGATTTTGAACACTGCGATTTAGTGCTCTGCATCGGTCACAATCCCGGCACCAACCACCCGAGAATGTTGGGCACACTGCGTGAAGTATCAAAGCGCGGCGCAACAATTGTTGCCATCAACCCGCTGCGCGAGCGCGGTCTTGAGCGTTTCACTTCTCCCCAAAGTCCCATCGAAATGTTGTCGTTAAGCTCTACTGAACTGGCTTCGACATATTACAAAGTCCGCGTTGGCGGCGATGCGGCGATGCTGAAAGGCGTGATGAAAATTTTGCTTTCCATGCATGAAGAACGTCTGAAAAACGGCTTACCAGGCGTACTGGACGAGGCGTTTATCCGCGAGCATACTGAGGGCTTCGAGGCGTTGAAGGCAGATCTCGACGCCACGGAATGGGATCATATTCTTACCGTGTCTGGCATGGAACGCGAAGAAATTCAGCACGTTGCCCGCCTTTATGCCAGCGCTCAGCGCACCATTATTTGTTACGGCATGGGGATCACCCAGCACCAGTACGGAACCCAGAACGTACAGCAGCTCGCTAACTTGCTGCTGTTGCGCGGCAATATCGGTAAAAAAGGCGCGGGCATTTGCCCGCTGCGTGGGCACTCTAACGTGCAGGGCGATCGCACCGTAGGGATCACGGAAATACCTTCTCAGGCGCTGCTCGACGGTATTGAGCGGGTATTTGGTTTTAAACCTCCGCAGAAACATGGTCACGGGGCGGTTGCCGCAATTCAGGCGATGCGCGAGGGTAAAGCCAAAGCGTTGCTCTGCCTGGGTGGCAACCTGGCGGAAGCGATATCCGATCCGCAGGTGACGTTCCCGGCGATGCGTAAGCTCGATCTCGTGGTGCATATGGCGACCAAACTGAACCGTTCGCATTTGCTGCTGGGCAAACACAACTATTTACTGCCGGTGATTGGCCGTACGGAGATCGACGAGCAAGCGTCTGGCGCGCAAAGCGTTACCGTCGAAGACTCAATGTCGATGGTGCATGCTTCCCGGGGATCGCTTAAACCGGCTTCTCCGCATCTGAAGTCTGAGCCGGCGCTGGTCGCGGGCCTGGCAAAAGCCACATTGCCCAACAGCGTGGTGAACTGGGACCAGCTGGTTGGGGATTACAGTTTCATTCGCGAGAAAATCGAAGCGGTGTTCCCGGCCTTTGCGAATTTTAACGAGCGGGTCAGCGTCCCCGGCGGCTTCCGGCTCTATAACGCCGCTTCTGAACGCGTCTGGAATACGCCATCCGGCAAGGCGCAATTCAGGGTGATGCAGGGGATTAATGAAGATCCGCGATCGCTGAAGTGTCACGACCTGGTTCTGACTACGTTGCGCAGTCACGACCAGTACAAACACCACACTTTATGGTTTAAACGATCGCTATCGCGGCGTAACGGGGCGACGGGACGTTTTGTTCATTAA
- the yecJ gene encoding protein, translating to MSQSLTPEDELVSDIVACQLVIKQILDVIDVIAPVEVREKMASQLKSINVGANAAADPVTVRAVQKAIALIELKFTPQNEAH from the coding sequence ATGTCACAATCACTTACCCCTGAAGACGAACTGGTCTCAGATATTGTTGCCTGCCAGCTGGTCATCAAACAAATTCTCGACGTGATCGATGTCATCGCGCCGGTTGAAGTCCGTGAAAAAATGGCCAGCCAGCTGAAGTCTATCAACGTGGGCGCGAATGCAGCAGCGGATCCGGTCACGGTGCGCGCCGTTCAGAAAGCCATTGCGTTAATTGAACTGAAATTTACGCCGCAGAATGAAGCGCATTAA
- a CDS encoding putative sugare-phosphate isomerase, protein MKIALMMENSQAAKNPIILNELKAVANEKGYAVYNVGMNGENDHHLTYIHLGIMASILLNAKAVDFVVTGCGTGQGALMSLNIHPGVVCGYCIDPADAFLFAQINNGNALALPFAKGFGWGAELNVRFIFEKAFTGRKGEGYPPERKEPQVRNAGILNQVKAAVVKENYLDTLRAMDPELVKTAVSGERFQQCLFENGQDQEIIAFVRQLLN, encoded by the coding sequence ATGAAAATTGCACTAATGATGGAAAACAGTCAGGCGGCGAAAAACCCCATCATTCTCAATGAACTGAAAGCGGTAGCCAATGAAAAAGGCTACGCGGTGTATAACGTAGGCATGAACGGTGAAAACGATCATCATTTAACCTATATCCATCTGGGCATCATGGCCAGCATTCTGCTGAACGCTAAAGCGGTGGACTTTGTGGTAACCGGATGCGGCACCGGCCAGGGCGCGCTGATGTCACTGAATATTCATCCGGGCGTAGTGTGCGGGTACTGTATCGATCCGGCGGATGCGTTCCTGTTCGCGCAAATCAACAACGGCAACGCATTAGCACTGCCGTTTGCCAAAGGCTTTGGTTGGGGCGCAGAACTCAACGTACGCTTTATCTTTGAAAAAGCCTTTACCGGTCGCAAAGGGGAAGGCTATCCGCCGGAGCGTAAAGAACCGCAGGTGCGTAATGCCGGGATCCTCAACCAGGTTAAAGCCGCGGTTGTGAAAGAGAACTATCTTGATACGCTGCGCGCGATGGATCCGGAACTGGTGAAAACCGCGGTTTCCGGTGAGCGCTTCCAGCAGTGCCTGTTTGAAAACGGCCAGGATCAGGAAATCATCGCCTTTGTCCGCCAGTTACTGAATTAA